The following are encoded in a window of Streptomyces sp. 11x1 genomic DNA:
- a CDS encoding substrate-binding domain-containing protein, giving the protein MAAAAGCDSGSTTEAATVGAREPGCPAVLAEAQRAVKAAEDINAPWSGPTRGPDAVPGKTIAYVAQTMTNPGVSGVAKGVQEAAEVVGWDVRTFDGEGTPTGIKSAFAEALALKPSGIVIGGFDPAAAAGQAERASAAGIPLIGWHATSTPGPSTDPELFTNVTTRVEEVAEISADWIIARSEGHAGVVLFTDASIPFAKRKSDLIRKRLAACSDVELLSLQDISIPEANTRTVDEVASLQSRFGDRWTYSAAINDLYFDHAAPALRAAGHKGDGAPFNIGAGDGDPSAFERINGKRYQAATVPEPLSEQGWQIVDEFNRAFAGEPASGYVAPVHITTADNSGGALSWDSEGYRQAYRKIWDR; this is encoded by the coding sequence ATGGCCGCTGCCGCCGGCTGTGACAGCGGCTCGACCACCGAAGCGGCCACCGTCGGTGCGCGGGAGCCGGGTTGCCCGGCCGTCCTCGCCGAGGCGCAGCGGGCCGTCAAGGCCGCCGAGGACATCAACGCCCCCTGGAGCGGCCCCACCAGAGGACCCGACGCCGTCCCCGGCAAGACCATCGCCTATGTCGCCCAGACCATGACCAACCCCGGTGTCTCCGGCGTCGCCAAGGGCGTCCAGGAAGCGGCCGAGGTCGTCGGCTGGGACGTCCGCACCTTCGACGGGGAGGGCACACCCACCGGGATCAAGAGCGCCTTCGCCGAGGCGCTCGCTCTCAAGCCCTCCGGCATCGTCATCGGCGGATTCGACCCCGCCGCGGCGGCCGGTCAGGCGGAACGGGCGAGCGCGGCGGGCATCCCGCTCATCGGCTGGCACGCCACGTCGACCCCCGGCCCCAGTACGGACCCGGAGCTCTTCACCAACGTCACCACCAGGGTGGAGGAGGTCGCGGAGATCAGCGCCGACTGGATCATCGCACGCTCGGAAGGCCACGCCGGTGTGGTGCTGTTCACCGACGCGTCCATACCGTTCGCGAAGCGAAAGTCCGATCTGATCAGGAAGAGACTCGCCGCCTGCTCCGACGTGGAACTGCTGAGCCTCCAGGACATCTCCATCCCGGAGGCCAACACGCGCACCGTCGACGAGGTCGCCTCCCTGCAATCCCGCTTCGGCGACAGATGGACCTACTCCGCCGCCATCAACGACCTCTACTTCGACCACGCGGCACCGGCACTGCGCGCCGCCGGTCACAAGGGAGACGGTGCCCCGTTCAACATCGGTGCCGGTGACGGTGACCCGTCGGCCTTCGAGCGGATCAACGGCAAGCGGTACCAGGCCGCCACCGTCCCCGAACCCCTGTCCGAACAGGGTTGGCAGATCGTCGACGAGTTCAACCGCGCCTTCGCGGGCGAGCCGGCCAGTGGCTATGTCGCCCCCGTCCACATCACCACCGCGGACAACAGTGGCGGCGCCCTGTCCTGGGACTCGGAGGGCTACCGCCAGGCCTACCGCAAGATCTGGGACAGGTGA
- a CDS encoding ATP-binding protein: protein MPANVVEPPPGRRDPTPPLRRKAGAFLVRWPFRRKLNVLVVAPIAVVGALLALGVADQVEQARDADRVAALVRDSEQVATLINDVQAEHRLALLLSVQYEATGPGAARPSTTAYREAQQATDAQVTSVRTAFGSSLPHEEKQALEYITGLDVLREKLGRDYVPAANIDPAYAAAVGYLIDGIGLDRFSTTSTSQVTNLLDAILRADAAHAAFESAVFSAQTPDANALTEYTRAAGAHELYTHQADRFSRIAAPSQVLSMAGIERSAEQNDITSQFAELQIEPSALQTQTTRELREKITTGERQAETRLGITRTLIEQTAARADSAAASARNKAWLMLGAALLGFAAWLAFCVLVRRSVIRPLTALTGAAQEVVEAADEELARVADDELAESIPFSPRAIQVPVRDEIGQLAEAFNQVQVTAAALLERQVLSRRNIAEMFGNVGRRVSNLTTRQLLLIDAVEREETDPDLLDRLYRIDHIAVRLQRNADSLMLLAGIREADVEARPTTLADAIRSGLGRIEGYRRVSLRSETDVTVGPDLIADLTLLLAELMENAVAFSPSDTPVEVVVRPGTDVTQDGGALIEVIDHGLGMSAERLAEENARLVRRERLDLVPTKVLGLFVVGSLARRLGLRVTLSRTPGGGVTSTVWIPPAVLLAMSPLDVAPAPVGATEAMAMSTAAAEPRAERKAVAAVPATSTAPERRPIVRSSQHDLPRRIPPRSRTEAADTSGDAPPAATTRPLRRRVRGATLAAATLPTERSSAAARQPADADAVRAELDEFEDAVRRAEQDSAAPPHTPGTTATPENTEGQKETGSDHVDR, encoded by the coding sequence GTGCCCGCGAACGTAGTGGAGCCGCCGCCCGGACGCCGGGACCCGACTCCTCCGTTGCGCAGGAAGGCGGGAGCGTTTCTCGTCCGGTGGCCGTTTCGGCGGAAACTCAACGTCCTCGTCGTCGCGCCCATCGCCGTCGTCGGCGCGCTGCTCGCCCTCGGCGTCGCCGACCAGGTGGAGCAGGCCCGCGACGCCGACCGGGTCGCCGCACTCGTCCGCGACAGCGAACAGGTCGCCACCCTCATCAACGACGTACAGGCCGAACACCGGCTGGCACTGCTGCTGTCCGTGCAGTACGAGGCGACCGGACCCGGGGCCGCCCGGCCGTCCACCACCGCCTACCGCGAGGCGCAGCAGGCCACGGACGCCCAAGTCACCTCCGTACGGACCGCGTTCGGGTCGAGCCTGCCGCACGAGGAGAAGCAGGCCCTCGAATACATCACCGGCCTGGACGTCCTGCGCGAGAAGCTCGGCCGGGACTACGTGCCCGCCGCCAACATCGACCCCGCCTACGCCGCCGCCGTCGGATACCTGATCGACGGCATCGGACTCGACCGCTTCTCCACCACCTCGACGTCCCAGGTCACCAATCTGCTGGACGCGATCCTGCGCGCCGACGCCGCCCACGCGGCGTTCGAGAGCGCGGTGTTCTCCGCCCAGACACCCGACGCGAACGCCCTCACCGAGTACACCCGCGCGGCCGGTGCCCACGAGCTCTACACCCACCAGGCGGACCGCTTCAGCCGGATCGCCGCGCCGTCGCAGGTCCTGAGCATGGCCGGCATCGAACGCAGTGCCGAACAGAACGACATCACCTCCCAGTTCGCGGAACTCCAGATCGAACCGAGCGCCCTGCAGACACAGACCACGCGGGAACTGCGCGAGAAGATCACCACCGGCGAACGGCAGGCCGAGACCCGCCTCGGCATCACCCGGACGCTGATCGAGCAGACCGCCGCACGGGCAGACTCCGCCGCCGCGAGCGCCCGGAACAAGGCGTGGCTCATGCTCGGTGCGGCACTGCTCGGCTTCGCCGCGTGGCTGGCGTTCTGCGTCCTGGTACGGCGTTCGGTCATCCGTCCCCTCACCGCCCTGACCGGAGCGGCCCAGGAAGTGGTGGAGGCCGCCGACGAGGAGCTCGCCCGGGTCGCGGACGACGAACTGGCCGAGAGCATCCCGTTCAGCCCTCGGGCGATACAGGTCCCGGTGCGCGACGAGATAGGCCAGCTGGCGGAGGCGTTCAACCAGGTGCAGGTCACCGCCGCCGCACTGCTGGAGCGGCAGGTGCTCAGCCGCCGCAACATCGCCGAGATGTTCGGCAACGTCGGACGCAGGGTCAGCAATCTGACCACACGTCAACTGCTGCTGATCGATGCCGTCGAACGCGAGGAGACCGACCCCGACCTCCTCGACCGGCTCTACCGCATCGACCACATCGCGGTACGCCTCCAGCGCAACGCCGACAGCCTGATGCTGCTCGCCGGGATCCGGGAGGCGGACGTCGAGGCCCGGCCGACCACCCTGGCCGACGCCATACGCTCCGGCCTCGGCCGCATCGAGGGGTACCGGCGGGTGTCCCTGCGCTCGGAGACGGACGTCACGGTGGGGCCCGACCTCATCGCCGACCTGACGCTGCTGCTCGCCGAACTGATGGAGAACGCTGTCGCCTTCTCCCCGTCCGACACCCCCGTCGAGGTGGTGGTCCGACCCGGCACCGACGTCACCCAGGACGGCGGGGCACTGATCGAGGTCATCGACCACGGCCTCGGGATGAGCGCGGAACGCCTCGCCGAGGAGAACGCCCGCCTCGTCCGCCGTGAACGCCTCGATCTGGTTCCGACCAAGGTGCTCGGCCTCTTCGTGGTGGGCAGTCTCGCCCGCCGCCTGGGGCTCCGGGTGACCCTGAGCCGGACACCGGGCGGCGGTGTCACCAGCACCGTCTGGATCCCGCCCGCTGTTCTGTTGGCGATGAGCCCGCTGGACGTCGCGCCGGCTCCCGTCGGCGCGACGGAGGCCATGGCGATGTCCACGGCGGCGGCCGAACCGCGGGCCGAGCGGAAAGCGGTCGCAGCGGTACCCGCCACCAGCACCGCTCCCGAACGGCGGCCGATCGTCAGGTCTTCGCAGCACGACCTGCCCCGACGCATTCCTCCCCGCTCACGCACGGAAGCAGCCGACACCTCCGGTGACGCTCCCCCGGCGGCGACAACCCGCCCGCTACGGCGCCGTGTTCGCGGCGCGACCCTCGCCGCGGCCACCCTCCCCACCGAGCGGAGCAGTGCGGCGGCCCGCCAGCCCGCCGACGCCGACGCCGTCCGCGCCGAGCTGGACGAGTTCGAGGACGCCGTACGCCGAGCCGAACAGGACAGCGCCGCACCCCCGCACACACCCGGCACCACCGCGACACCGGAAAACACAGAAGGCCAGAAGGAGACGGGCAGTGACCACGTCGACAGATGA
- a CDS encoding roadblock/LC7 domain-containing protein, whose amino-acid sequence MTTSTDDSTSEPPKATDLRTAAADFTWLLDRFATETAGVVDAIAVSSDGLLIAVSQLRDRADSERLAAIVSGITSLAAGVSGNYALGGLNKVIIDLEGGHVLVSAIGNGAVLGVVASKEAKLGNIAYEMTLFANRAGAALTPQLVMELKNNVGSAAAG is encoded by the coding sequence GTGACCACGTCGACAGATGACAGCACCTCAGAACCGCCGAAGGCCACGGACCTGCGCACCGCGGCGGCCGACTTCACCTGGCTGCTGGACCGGTTCGCCACGGAGACCGCCGGCGTCGTCGACGCCATCGCCGTGTCCTCCGACGGGCTGCTGATCGCTGTCTCCCAACTGCGCGACAGGGCCGACTCCGAACGGCTCGCCGCGATCGTGTCCGGCATCACCAGCCTGGCCGCGGGGGTCTCCGGCAACTACGCGCTGGGCGGCCTCAACAAGGTCATCATCGACCTGGAAGGCGGCCACGTCCTCGTCTCCGCCATCGGCAACGGCGCCGTGCTCGGCGTCGTCGCCTCCAAGGAGGCGAAACTCGGCAACATCGCCTACGAGATGACCCTCTTCGCCAACCGCGCCGGTGCCGCGCTCACCCCCCAACTGGTGATGGAGCTGAAGAACAACGTCGGCTCCGCGGCAGCCGGCTGA
- a CDS encoding DUF742 domain-containing protein has translation MAVGGREPHETGGREAHGTTEDARSGPPGRIDGPEPVDGPEPVGRAPAVRPFLLTAGRVSGADTAAPLPIETQIVSTSAGLSVLGALAFERHDIVAACRRPQSVAELAARLRLHLNVVRVLAEDLCAAGHLAVHVPHARIAQDISVLRRVINGLRAVPDSRGTLRDSG, from the coding sequence ATGGCCGTCGGTGGGCGAGAACCACACGAGACAGGTGGGCGGGAAGCGCACGGGACAACGGAAGACGCCCGAAGCGGCCCGCCGGGACGCATCGACGGGCCGGAACCCGTCGACGGACCGGAACCGGTCGGCCGCGCCCCCGCGGTCCGGCCGTTCCTGCTGACCGCCGGCCGGGTCTCGGGGGCGGACACAGCGGCACCCCTCCCGATCGAGACCCAGATCGTGTCGACGTCCGCGGGACTCTCCGTGCTCGGCGCGCTCGCCTTCGAACGCCACGACATCGTCGCCGCGTGCCGACGGCCGCAGTCGGTCGCTGAACTGGCCGCCCGCCTGCGGCTGCACCTCAACGTGGTCCGGGTGCTCGCCGAAGATCTCTGCGCCGCGGGCCACCTGGCGGTCCACGTGCCGCACGCCAGGATCGCCCAGGACATCTCCGTACTGCGAAGGGTCATCAATGGTCTCCGTGCCGTTCCCGACTCACGGGGCACACTCCGCGACAGCGGCTGA
- a CDS encoding ATP/GTP-binding protein, translating into MVSVPFPTHGAHSATAAEQPRPTPPLPVKLVIAGGFGVGKTTTVGSISEIRPLTTEAAITEVAAGVDDLTHTPDKTTTTVAMDFGCITIDPTLKLYLFGTPGQDRFGFMWDDIVDGALGALVIVDTRRLDDCYAAVDYFEHRGIPFAVAVNAFDGEIEHGLDEVRWALDIAEHVPLTVFDARRTGSVRDALLVVLDVALSRAESAAAR; encoded by the coding sequence ATGGTCTCCGTGCCGTTCCCGACTCACGGGGCACACTCCGCGACAGCGGCTGAACAGCCGCGGCCCACGCCGCCGCTGCCGGTCAAGCTGGTCATCGCCGGCGGCTTCGGGGTCGGCAAGACCACCACCGTGGGGTCGATCTCCGAGATACGGCCCCTCACCACGGAGGCCGCCATCACCGAGGTCGCCGCGGGGGTCGACGACCTCACCCACACACCCGACAAGACCACCACCACCGTCGCCATGGACTTCGGCTGCATCACCATCGACCCGACCCTGAAGCTGTACCTGTTCGGCACACCGGGCCAGGACCGCTTCGGCTTCATGTGGGACGACATCGTCGACGGCGCTCTCGGCGCCCTGGTCATCGTCGACACCCGCCGCCTCGACGACTGCTACGCCGCCGTCGACTACTTCGAGCACAGAGGCATCCCTTTCGCCGTCGCCGTCAACGCCTTCGACGGCGAGATCGAGCACGGCCTGGACGAAGTGAGGTGGGCCCTGGACATAGCCGAACACGTCCCCCTGACGGTCTTCGACGCGCGCAGGACCGGCTCCGTCCGAGACGCCCTCCTCGTCGTACTCGACGTCGCCCTCTCCCGCGCCGAATCAGCCGCGGCGAGGTGA
- a CDS encoding pyridoxamine 5'-phosphate oxidase family protein produces MGRLVYPHRDRLVVRPARHTWEHGRLVVRTPAPAAEVTATYHVDEIRAVGGTGWLVTVAGPIEVITDPDEAAHHRRTLSGWAHSPHDTLLRPVPKTVTGFRLMRAEV; encoded by the coding sequence CTGGGGCGCCTGGTGTACCCGCACCGGGACCGGCTCGTCGTCCGTCCCGCTCGGCACACCTGGGAGCACGGTCGGCTGGTCGTGCGCACACCCGCGCCCGCCGCCGAGGTCACGGCGACCTACCACGTGGACGAGATCCGTGCCGTGGGAGGCACCGGCTGGCTCGTCACCGTCGCCGGACCGATCGAGGTGATCACCGACCCCGACGAGGCCGCCCATCATCGGCGCACCCTCTCCGGCTGGGCCCACAGCCCGCACGACACCCTGCTGCGCCCGGTCCCCAAGACCGTGACCGGCTTCCGCCTGATGCGCGCGGAGGTGTGA
- a CDS encoding metalloregulator ArsR/SmtB family transcription factor — MTTPLYQLKAEFFKTLGHPARIRVLELLSEREHAVAEMLPVVRIEPAHLSQQLAVLRRANLVVTRKEGSTVYYSLTSPHIAELLRVARTILSGVLAGQAELLADLRAASPHTQAPS; from the coding sequence GTGACGACCCCGCTGTACCAACTGAAGGCCGAGTTCTTCAAGACGCTGGGGCATCCGGCGCGCATCCGGGTGCTGGAGCTGCTGAGCGAGCGCGAGCACGCGGTGGCGGAGATGCTGCCCGTGGTGAGGATCGAGCCGGCGCACCTGTCGCAGCAGCTCGCGGTGCTGCGGCGGGCGAATCTGGTGGTGACACGCAAGGAGGGCTCGACCGTGTACTACTCGCTGACCAGCCCGCACATCGCCGAACTGCTTCGGGTCGCCCGCACGATCCTGTCCGGCGTGCTGGCCGGGCAGGCCGAACTCCTCGCCGACCTGCGGGCCGCCTCGCCTCACACGCAGGCCCCGTCCTGA
- a CDS encoding 6-phosphofructokinase, whose protein sequence is MKVGVLTGGGDCPGLNAVIRSVVRKGVQEYAFDFVGLRDGWRGALQGDVVPLEVSDVRGILPRGGTILGSSRTNPFKHGDGARRIQDTLAEHRIDALVVIGGEDTLGAATELSRHGINLVGVPKTIDNDVSGTDYTFGFDTAVGIATEAIDRLHTTAESHMRTLVVEVMGRHSGWIALHAGVAGGANAILVPERPFDIDQVCEWVKNRFQINYAPIVVAAEGAMPNEGQMVLKDRSLDEYGHVRLSGIGEWLAQEIEARTATEARTTVLGHIQRGGTPSAFDRWLATRFGLHAVDAVKDGDFGTMTALRGTEIVRVPLDDTRKGTKLVDPSLYEEFEVFFG, encoded by the coding sequence ATGAAGGTCGGAGTGTTGACCGGTGGCGGCGACTGCCCCGGACTCAACGCCGTGATCCGCAGCGTCGTACGCAAAGGTGTTCAGGAGTACGCTTTCGATTTCGTCGGCCTGCGGGACGGCTGGCGCGGTGCTCTCCAGGGCGACGTCGTACCGCTGGAGGTCTCCGACGTACGCGGGATCCTCCCCCGCGGGGGCACCATCCTGGGTTCGTCGCGCACCAACCCGTTCAAGCACGGGGACGGGGCCCGGCGCATACAGGACACCCTCGCGGAGCACCGGATAGACGCGCTCGTCGTCATCGGCGGCGAGGACACCCTCGGCGCGGCCACCGAGCTGAGCCGTCACGGCATCAACCTCGTCGGTGTGCCGAAGACCATCGACAACGACGTGTCCGGCACCGACTACACCTTCGGCTTCGACACGGCGGTCGGCATCGCGACGGAGGCCATCGACCGTCTGCACACCACCGCCGAATCGCACATGCGCACGCTTGTGGTGGAGGTGATGGGGAGGCACTCCGGCTGGATCGCCCTGCACGCCGGCGTGGCGGGCGGCGCCAACGCCATCCTCGTCCCGGAGCGGCCGTTCGACATCGACCAGGTGTGCGAGTGGGTGAAGAACCGCTTCCAGATCAACTACGCGCCGATCGTCGTGGCCGCCGAAGGAGCCATGCCCAACGAAGGCCAGATGGTCCTCAAGGACCGCTCACTGGACGAGTACGGTCATGTACGGCTGTCCGGCATCGGCGAGTGGCTCGCCCAGGAGATCGAGGCACGTACGGCGACCGAGGCGCGTACCACCGTCCTCGGCCACATCCAGCGGGGAGGCACCCCGAGCGCCTTCGACCGCTGGCTCGCCACACGTTTCGGGCTGCACGCCGTCGACGCGGTCAAGGACGGCGACTTCGGGACGATGACGGCACTGCGCGGAACTGAGATCGTGCGTGTCCCCCTCGACGACACCAGGAAGGGGACGAAGCTGGTCGATCCGTCGTTGTACGAGGAGTTCGAGGTGTTCTTCGGGTGA
- a CDS encoding universal stress protein, translating into MNRPVLAGVDGSERGMAAVDWAAREAVLRGLPLRLVQASPSLPDEVVPDAAAEMLHRVGERVLQRAVADLGARCPDLQVRGEQTAEAPAAALLAAARDAALLVVGTRGAGGFDGLAVGSVALRAAAAAVCPVVLVPPRPVGGFEAGEGAGSAAEVVVGFDSRRPVGEVADFAFMSAEGREAPLHVVKAWALPAEAVSPQRLFVTEEDRATWEDQEVFRAADGLRPWRDKYPGVTVRTDVVLLHPAQALLNASHRSDLLVVGRRTDPGAVEGRLGPVTHAVLHHTRCPVVVVPHAG; encoded by the coding sequence ATGAACCGCCCTGTCCTGGCGGGTGTCGATGGATCCGAGCGCGGTATGGCCGCGGTCGACTGGGCCGCGCGGGAAGCCGTCCTGCGCGGCCTGCCCCTCCGTCTCGTACAGGCATCTCCGTCGCTTCCGGACGAGGTCGTCCCGGACGCGGCCGCGGAGATGCTGCACCGCGTGGGTGAACGGGTGCTCCAGCGGGCCGTCGCCGATCTCGGTGCCCGCTGTCCGGACCTCCAGGTGCGGGGTGAGCAGACCGCCGAGGCACCGGCTGCGGCGCTTCTCGCGGCGGCGCGCGACGCGGCGCTCCTCGTGGTCGGAACGAGGGGGGCGGGCGGCTTCGACGGCCTCGCGGTCGGGTCGGTGGCGCTTCGCGCGGCTGCGGCGGCCGTCTGCCCCGTCGTGCTGGTGCCTCCCCGACCGGTCGGGGGCTTCGAGGCCGGGGAGGGCGCGGGGAGCGCCGCCGAGGTCGTGGTGGGTTTCGACTCCCGTCGTCCGGTCGGCGAGGTGGCGGACTTCGCGTTCATGTCCGCCGAGGGCCGGGAGGCTCCGCTGCACGTGGTGAAGGCGTGGGCTCTCCCGGCCGAGGCCGTCTCTCCACAGAGGCTGTTCGTGACCGAGGAGGACCGTGCCACCTGGGAGGACCAGGAGGTCTTTCGGGCGGCCGACGGCCTGCGGCCGTGGCGGGACAAGTACCCGGGCGTGACCGTCCGCACCGATGTCGTCCTGCTCCATCCGGCGCAGGCTTTGCTGAACGCCTCCCACCGGTCGGACCTGCTGGTCGTGGGCCGTCGTACCGACCCGGGGGCGGTCGAGGGTCGGCTGGGGCCGGTCACCCACGCGGTACTGCACCACACCCGCTGCCCGGTCGTGGTCGTACCGCACGCGGGGTGA
- a CDS encoding isochorismatase family protein produces the protein MCVGATARDAFNLGHRPTIVASATAALQAASLAAAADLFAVVGGKPDDIPDRHAPGH, from the coding sequence ATGTGTGTCGGCGCCACCGCCCGTGACGCCTTCAACCTTGGCCACCGGCCCACGATCGTGGCCTCCGCGACCGCGGCACTCCAGGCGGCCTCCCTCGCCGCTGCCGCCGACCTCTTCGCCGTCGTCGGCGGGAAGCCGGACGACATCCCCGACCGGCACGCCCCGGGGCACTGA
- a CDS encoding universal stress protein — protein sequence MDGAGGRRPVVVGVDPDPSKRLALVWAADEAARRGSPLRLVHVRGVLYGGYRSGEARRSWEQGDEALRSVGERVLGEAVALVESRRPAVEVSASLADGEPAWVLREEARNASMVVVGSWHLNTRRGLFDSASVALPLIAHARCPVVVVPEPEHTAQQPAYLVVGVDGSPHAAAAVDLAFEEAALRGAALRALYVWHPPLLGTLDEEAATQECHRLLSETTAGRAATYPEVDLRHEVVRGHPVQVLAEASAHALGLVVGTRGHGGFAGMVLGSVSQGVLHHARCPVITVPV from the coding sequence ATGGACGGTGCGGGCGGGCGTCGGCCCGTCGTGGTGGGAGTGGATCCCGACCCCTCGAAACGGCTCGCCCTGGTCTGGGCCGCCGACGAGGCGGCTCGCAGGGGCTCGCCGCTGCGGCTCGTCCACGTCCGCGGCGTGCTGTACGGCGGCTACCGGTCGGGCGAGGCGCGGCGGTCGTGGGAACAGGGGGACGAGGCGCTTCGGTCCGTGGGTGAGCGGGTGCTCGGGGAAGCGGTGGCCCTCGTGGAGTCACGACGGCCGGCGGTCGAGGTGTCGGCGTCGCTTGCGGACGGCGAACCGGCGTGGGTCCTGCGCGAGGAGGCTCGGAACGCATCGATGGTCGTGGTGGGTTCCTGGCATCTGAACACCCGGCGCGGACTGTTCGATTCCGCCTCGGTGGCGCTGCCGCTGATCGCCCATGCCCGCTGCCCGGTCGTCGTCGTCCCGGAACCGGAGCACACCGCACAGCAGCCCGCGTACCTCGTGGTGGGCGTCGACGGCAGCCCGCACGCCGCCGCGGCGGTGGACCTCGCGTTCGAGGAGGCGGCCCTGCGCGGGGCTGCCCTCCGCGCCCTGTACGTGTGGCATCCACCCCTGCTCGGCACGCTCGACGAGGAGGCGGCGACGCAGGAATGCCACCGGTTGCTGTCCGAGACGACGGCGGGCCGCGCGGCGACGTACCCGGAAGTGGACCTGCGTCACGAGGTCGTGCGCGGGCACCCGGTGCAGGTCCTGGCGGAAGCCTCGGCACACGCCCTGGGCCTGGTGGTGGGGACCCGTGGGCACGGAGGCTTCGCGGGCATGGTGCTGGGGTCGGTGAGCCAGGGCGTGCTGCACCACGCCCGGTGCCCGGTGATCACCGTCCCTGTGTGA